The Solirubrobacter pauli sequence GCCTTGTCGGCGTCCAGGAGCAGGCCGGCGACGGCGTGCCCGTTGAGCAGGCGCGGCCGGAACTGGGCAGGGAGGAGCGCCGCCGCGACCGTGGGGTCGAGGCGGTAGTTGACGATCAGCTTCATGGCGTGGGCTTGTGGTCCCGAGGAGAGGGGTTGAGCAGGGTGCGGGCACCGACGACGGGCCCGAGCACGGCGAGGACCCAGAGCCAGGAGACGCCCCACGGGTCCGCGACGCTCGTGCCGGCGCCGATAACGATCGCCAGCGAGATGAGCGGGTAGGCCAGCAGCGGATAGGACTTCTTGGCGATGCCGGCGCGCCGGGCGCCGAAGACGACGCCGAGGTAGGCGGCGCCGGCGACGATGAGGCCGCCGTTCTCGTTGACCACCCACCGCTCGGCGATGATCAGCGCCCAGGCGACCGCGAGCAGGCCCCAGACGCCCATGCGGGCCTTGTCGCCGCGCACGACCGTGTAGACCAGCGCGAGCACGGTCGCGACGATCAGCAGGAAGAAGACGGTGCCGCTGAGCGCGACCGCCAACAGCCAGGCGATCGCGGCGACGCCGCCCGCGAGAACACCTCCTCGCAGAGCGGCGTTGACGGTCTTCGCCGCGCGTTCCTTGCGGCTCGGCTTGGGGCCGACGTCGAGGTCGAGGAGCGCGGCGGAGCTCATGTCTCCAAGGTACTGCTCCTCGACCGGATGTCGATTGGGGCTGTCCCCAGTCTTCAGGCGTGGACAGCCACCCTCTCGTCCTCCCGGACGAACCGGCTGCGCTCCGCGGCGACCTCGAGGTCCATCGGGTCGCTCAGGTCCGGCTCACGCGGCGGGAGCTTGAGCAGCGAGTAGGCGAGGCAGACGACGCCGGCGAGTCCGTAGCCCAGCGCGATCCGCGGGTTCGAGAACACGTGCACCTCCTCGCTGTGGATCAGGCCGACCAGCGTCAGGACCCCGCCGACCCCGCACGCGGCGGCCGCGTGGACGAAGCGCCGGTCGATCACGAACACCGCGATCGTGCCGAGGATCATGCCGACGAGGACCGAGCCCGCGCCGATCGTCGCCAGCCCGCCGTAGAGCACGCCGCCGTTGGCGAGCGCGTCGACGCCGACCTCCTGCACGCTCGTCCCCGCCGCCAGCAGCGCGTCGTGCACCATGCCCGAGCCCCACTGCGCGAGCGACGGGATCGCCGCGAGCACCACCGCCGCGTAGTGGGCCTTCGGCACCGCGACGAACGCCTGCGACCCGATCACGAGGCCGATGAACAGCAGGATCGGCACGATCGCGGGGATCGGCAGCAGCGCGGCGAGCAGCGGGAACAGCCCGAACGCGCACAGGGCGAAGATCAGCACGCCGGACGCCAGCGAGTAGGAGATGCGCCCGCCGGCGGCCTTCCACCCGGGGTGGCCGATGTAGACGGCGGGCGGGAAGGGCGAGCCGAGCGCGGCACCGACGACGGCGCCCGTGCCGTCGGCGAGGAGCACGTGGCGCAGGTTGTAGTTGTCGCCCGCCGCGGCGGCCGACTCGACGTTGCTCATCGCCTCGGTGAAGTTGTAGATGCCCAGCGGGATCGCGGTCGCGAGCAGCGGCGAGATGCCCTCCAGCCCGTCGAGCAGCAGGTCGACGTTCAACGATGGGATGCCGATCGCGATCGCCTCGGCGGCGTCGGTCACCGCAGCCGGCTCCATGTAGCCGCCGATCCAGCCGATCGCGCAGCCGACGAGCAGCGCCGCGAGGCCGATCGGGAAGTTGCCCGGCAGCCGCACGCCCGCGATGAAGCCGGCGATGATGATCATGAACACGGGCAGGGCGATCCACAGCGCGCCCCACATCTGCGCTCCCGGACGCATCGAGATGAACGCGAGCGAGATGCCGGCCAGCGTCCCGAGCATGGCCGCGCGCGGCGTCAGGTGGCGGATCGTCGGCCCGACGAACGCGCCGATCAGGATGATGCAGCCGATGATGAACGCCCACGCCAGGCCGGCCGTCCAGGCCGCGACGGCGTCCTTGGTCGCCAGGTAGGTCGGCAGCATGATCACCAGCGTCACGATGAACATGTGCGGGACGCTCGGCCCGTAGGGGAGCGCCGTGACGTCCGCGCGCTGCTCCTTCATCGCCAGCCGACGGGCGAGGTAGAAGTAGAAGATGTTGCCGACCAGCAGCTCGATGCCGAGGGCCGGGAGGATGATGCCGTAGACGTCGTCGGGCGCGATGTTGACCACGCCGATGCACAGCCCGGCGAGCACCAGCACGTTGACGAGCATGTTGATGCCGAGCCCGAAGAAGGCGTTCAGGTCGCCGCGGGTCCAGAAGGGGAGGGTCATGCGCGAGCTCCGAGCGGGAGGGAGGACAGAAGGTCCGATGACGAGCCCACCCAGCCGAAGATCCCGCCCTGGGCGGAGATCATCCGCAGCGCGACCTCGTGGAACTCGGGGACGTACGAGCCGCAGCAGTCCGACAGCACCAGGCACTCGAAGCCGCGGTCGTTGGCCTCGCGCACGGTCGTGTGCACGCAGACCTCGGTGGTGACGCCGGTCACGACCAGCGACGTGATCCCCGCGTTGCGCAGGATCAGCTCGAGGTCGGTGGCGTAGAAGGAGCCTTTGCCGGGCTTGTCGAGCACGATCTCGCCGGGTGCCGGCGCGAGCTCGTCGACGATGTCGTGGCCGTACTCGCCGCGGATCAGGATCCGGCCCTTGGGTGAGTCGGTGCCGATGAACTCGCCGCGCGCGAACTTCGCCGGCGGGCAGTCGGCCATGTCGGGCCGGTGGCCCTCCCGCGTGTGGATGACGAGCATCCCGGCTTCGCGGGCCGCGCTGAGCACGCGTTGCAGCGGCTCGATCGCGGCGCTCAGCAGCGACACGTCGTTGCCGAGCGCCGACCCGAAGCCGCCCGGCTCGAGGAAGTCGCGTTGCATGTCGATCACGACGAGCGCCGTCGTCGATACGTCCAACGCGAACGGGCCCGGCTCCGCGGGCACGAGAGCGGTCATGCGCCACCTGCTTTCTCCGTGAGGGCCGCCGCCAGCGCGATCAGCAGTGCCTCCCCGCCGGGGCCCGCCACCAGCTGCAGGCCGACTGGCAACCCATCGGTGGGGCACGGGAGGGAGATCGCCGGGAACCCGACGAAGCTCCAGAGGATCGCGTTGCGCGACAGGATCGTGAGGTACTCGTCGGCCCGCTCCACCGGCGGCGCCAGGACGGGCGCCGTCGGCATCGCGAGCACGTGGTGCTCGCGGAACACCGCGAGCATCTCCTCCCTCAGCGCGGAGCGGTAGCGCTGCGCGTCGATGTAGTCCGTGGCGGGAACGCCGTCCGCGGCGTCCAGCTGGTCACGGACCTCCGCCCAGTACAGCGAGCGGTCCAGCCCGGCGGCGCGGTGGAACGTGGCCGCCTCGCAGCGCGAGACGAGCAGGCCCATCGCGTTGGCGCCGCCGAAGTCGGCGGCGGTGGGACGATCGGTCTCGCGCACAGCCGCCACGAGCCCGTCCAGCTTGTCGACCTGGCGGGCCACGGCCGCCTCGACGACCGCCTCGGCGCCTTCCCAGGCGGCGGTCGCCAGGCCGACGCGCAGGTGGCTCACCCGCGCGCCCACCGCCGGGGCGATCGCGGGCGCGTCGGGGCGCAGCGCGTCGAGCGCGAGCGCCGCGTCCTCCACGCCCGCCGCCATCACCGCGACGTGGTCCATCGTCCACGACAGCGGCACGACGCCGCGGGTCGGCACGGTCTCGTAGGTGGGCTTGAGGCCGACCACGCCGCACAGCGCGGCGGGGACGCGGATCGACGCGCGGGTGTCGGTTCCCAGCGAGGCGAACCCCATCCCGGTGGCGACCGCGATCG is a genomic window containing:
- a CDS encoding cysteine hydrolase family protein, which codes for MTALVPAEPGPFALDVSTTALVVIDMQRDFLEPGGFGSALGNDVSLLSAAIEPLQRVLSAAREAGMLVIHTREGHRPDMADCPPAKFARGEFIGTDSPKGRILIRGEYGHDIVDELAPAPGEIVLDKPGKGSFYATDLELILRNAGITSLVVTGVTTEVCVHTTVREANDRGFECLVLSDCCGSYVPEFHEVALRMISAQGGIFGWVGSSSDLLSSLPLGARA
- a CDS encoding amidase; translation: MSSVAINAFTAARERLAAQVIDPPEARPAYEVFGPPPAPVPALGALPSTGAIAGAARALDAGVTTSVALTELALQRIAKDDWTAFVHVDAQAALAEARARDAELRAGRRRGPLHGVPVSVKDVIHVGGMPTRCGSDAFHQRPEADAAAVDLWRAAGAVILGKTSTHEFALGVTSPQARNPHDPTRIPGGSSGGSAIAVATGMGFASLGTDTRASIRVPAALCGVVGLKPTYETVPTRGVVPLSWTMDHVAVMAAGVEDAALALDALRPDAPAIAPAVGARVSHLRVGLATAAWEGAEAVVEAAVARQVDKLDGLVAAVRETDRPTAADFGGANAMGLLVSRCEAATFHRAAGLDRSLYWAEVRDQLDAADGVPATDYIDAQRYRSALREEMLAVFREHHVLAMPTAPVLAPPVERADEYLTILSRNAILWSFVGFPAISLPCPTDGLPVGLQLVAGPGGEALLIALAAALTEKAGGA